In Saccharicrinis fermentans DSM 9555 = JCM 21142, a genomic segment contains:
- the thiD gene encoding bifunctional hydroxymethylpyrimidine kinase/phosphomethylpyrimidine kinase: MKSYHRVLAIAGSDSGGGAGIQADIKAISACGCFATTAITAITAQNTVGVLDIHPIPIDTLKKQMEAVLGDIGTDCVKIGMLHNSETILTVQEVLGRFQITNIVLDPVMVATSGNQLLQSEAIETLKHVLIPAVRVITPNLPEAEILLGEKILHQDDFPLRAQQLGKRYKVSVLLKAGHLHDRDLIDVFYNYENNETLELKSKRILTNNMHGTGCTLSSALSAFLARGYDLNEAVCKAKDYVNNAIVEGANYQIGKGHGPVKHFYDYWNILLSSK; the protein is encoded by the coding sequence ATGAAAAGTTATCATAGAGTACTGGCAATAGCTGGTAGTGATTCCGGAGGAGGAGCAGGTATTCAGGCTGATATTAAAGCCATATCGGCATGCGGTTGTTTTGCCACAACGGCCATTACGGCTATTACCGCTCAAAATACGGTGGGCGTATTAGATATACATCCTATCCCTATTGATACCTTGAAAAAACAGATGGAAGCGGTGCTTGGAGATATAGGTACGGATTGTGTAAAGATAGGGATGTTACATAATTCAGAAACCATTCTAACGGTTCAAGAGGTACTTGGTAGGTTTCAAATTACAAACATTGTGCTGGATCCGGTAATGGTGGCTACTTCTGGTAATCAATTGTTGCAATCAGAGGCTATTGAGACACTGAAACATGTGCTGATTCCTGCGGTGAGAGTCATTACTCCGAATTTACCGGAAGCCGAGATTTTATTGGGCGAAAAAATATTACATCAGGATGATTTTCCCCTACGGGCTCAGCAGCTTGGTAAAAGATACAAGGTGTCGGTTTTGTTAAAAGCAGGGCATCTGCATGATCGTGATTTGATAGATGTTTTTTATAATTATGAGAATAATGAAACACTTGAATTGAAATCAAAACGCATATTAACTAATAATATGCATGGAACTGGATGTACGCTTTCATCTGCATTATCGGCATTTCTAGCCAGAGGGTATGATCTTAATGAAGCTGTTTGTAAGGCGAAAGATTATGTCAATAATGCCATTGTCGAAGGTGCAAACTACCAGATAGGTAAGGGGCATGGGCCGGTAAAACATTTTTATGATTATTGGAATATACTTCTTTCATCCAAATAA
- a CDS encoding thymidylate synthase family protein has product MAHLIISENELEAYYKLILKIRECGVKSSRYLELLNCLVSINHSEDGFNDFIQFKNEFINTVGNTAKLSFKRADRVYQPGIDLMTKPNYFNRMNSIEELFKDEIIKIDQISNVIFELADKPKHSLLTFTIFRPSDLIAKKRPGFVPCPIAGDFKFRNNELQLNMFFRTNDALNFFYPDVYYLRQLQHYVLDQAKKITRHKKLQNGSIGSLNLHFSRIFLPLRMEMRKREYINGTEIESIISALIDKLQLKQN; this is encoded by the coding sequence ATGGCTCATTTAATTATATCAGAAAACGAACTTGAAGCGTATTATAAACTGATTTTAAAAATTAGGGAGTGCGGTGTTAAAAGTTCAAGATATTTGGAATTACTTAATTGTTTAGTTTCAATAAATCATTCAGAGGATGGATTTAATGATTTTATTCAATTCAAAAATGAATTTATAAATACAGTTGGTAATACCGCAAAATTATCTTTTAAAAGAGCGGACAGAGTTTATCAACCGGGAATTGATTTAATGACCAAACCAAATTATTTTAACCGGATGAATTCTATCGAAGAACTATTCAAAGATGAAATAATTAAAATCGACCAAATAAGTAATGTAATTTTTGAGCTTGCAGATAAACCTAAACATAGTCTTTTGACATTTACAATTTTTAGACCTTCAGATTTAATTGCAAAAAAACGCCCTGGATTTGTTCCATGTCCAATTGCTGGTGATTTTAAATTTCGAAATAATGAATTACAACTAAATATGTTCTTTAGAACAAATGATGCATTAAATTTTTTCTACCCTGATGTTTATTACTTGAGGCAGCTACAACATTATGTTTTAGACCAAGCAAAAAAAATCACAAGACATAAAAAACTTCAAAACGGAAGCATTGGTTCTTTAAATTTACATTTTTCCAGAATCTTTTTGCCGTTACGAATGGAAATGAGAAAAAGAGAGTATATTAATGGGACTGAAATTGAGAGTATTATTTCTGCACTTATTGATAAGTTACAATTAAAACAAAATTAA
- a CDS encoding reverse transcriptase domain-containing protein, giving the protein MENRTTYIDASLLVSPSSFLTDERVREFQRKLYIRAKQDKEFKAYSLSDKMSLDYVIEESYRRVKQNYSKGTGVDKMSFADIEKYGVSKFLKELQTELRTNTYRSQAVRQVEIPKEKKGEFRMLGIPTIKDRVAQMAVKMLIEPLWEADFITTSYGFRPKRGAQDAIKQIKQNIYDGHHFIYDADLSKYFDTIPHDKLFVLLKERISDKGILDIIEQWLTAPKQLKNGKLLSSTAGTPQGRGY; this is encoded by the coding sequence ATGGAAAACAGAACGACCTATATTGACGCAAGTCTATTAGTAAGTCCATCGTCATTTCTGACCGATGAAAGAGTTCGTGAATTCCAAAGGAAGCTATACATTAGAGCCAAGCAAGACAAGGAATTTAAAGCTTATAGTTTAAGCGACAAGATGAGCTTAGACTATGTGATAGAGGAATCCTATCGTAGAGTAAAACAGAATTATTCCAAAGGCACAGGAGTTGACAAGATGTCGTTTGCAGATATTGAGAAATATGGTGTATCCAAATTCCTCAAGGAGTTGCAAACAGAACTTCGTACCAATACCTACCGAAGTCAGGCTGTTCGTCAGGTAGAAATCCCGAAGGAGAAGAAAGGTGAGTTTCGCATGTTGGGTATTCCCACCATAAAAGACAGAGTAGCACAAATGGCTGTTAAGATGCTGATTGAGCCACTTTGGGAAGCCGACTTTATTACAACTTCATATGGATTTAGACCCAAACGGGGGGCACAGGATGCAATCAAGCAAATCAAACAGAATATCTACGATGGACATCATTTCATCTATGATGCAGATTTATCGAAATACTTCGATACCATTCCTCACGATAAACTGTTTGTACTGCTTAAAGAACGCATCAGTGACAAAGGAATTCTGGATATTATCGAACAGTGGTTAACAGCCCCAAAACAATTAAAGAACGGAAAGTTGTTGTCGAGTACAGCAGGTACGCCGCAAGGGAGGGGTTATTAG
- a CDS encoding ribonuclease HI, which translates to MEKILLFIDGSYNPETHIGFGAYLLVREPVTETNELKKHIKIKRFDDTSSTQLELKNLLWALSNKNCANHKIIVYTDSQNIINLPDRRHKLEQKGYISNNNTYLKNYKLYQEFYRLVDLMDCTFIKIKGHVPTNQKKKIDRLFSLVDKASRNAMRDKSKVDKLNK; encoded by the coding sequence ATGGAAAAAATATTACTCTTTATAGATGGTAGTTATAATCCGGAAACACATATTGGTTTCGGCGCCTATTTACTGGTTCGTGAACCAGTAACAGAAACAAATGAGCTTAAAAAACATATCAAAATAAAACGTTTTGACGACACCTCATCCACTCAATTGGAATTAAAAAACCTTTTATGGGCCTTGTCCAATAAAAATTGCGCAAATCATAAGATCATAGTCTATACAGATTCTCAAAATATTATCAATCTACCCGATCGGCGTCACAAACTTGAACAAAAGGGCTACATATCTAACAACAACACCTACCTAAAAAATTACAAACTATACCAAGAATTTTACCGACTCGTCGATCTCATGGATTGCACATTTATCAAAATAAAAGGTCATGTCCCCACCAATCAAAAGAAGAAGATAGACAGATTATTTTCGCTGGTTGACAAGGCTTCTCGAAATGCTATGCGTGATAAAAGCAAAGTGGATAAACTCAATAAATAG
- a CDS encoding right-handed parallel beta-helix repeat-containing protein, translated as MSGVSSYYGNFTEGVINNFSANEQSVNIEGSYNTIDKCEIAFGAASGIRDAGAYTTISNCFIHDFDFLGNYDCPVNLRGGSYTTLKNNTIYNAGRDCIQMFNANSEIAYNNIYRSNLIADDCGLLYTVGGPHYAEIHHNWFHDTESRGDLHKAAGIYLDNDASSFSVHHNAVWNTEWNSIQINWNGTDIDIFNNTLWEGEGAMGAWHMDGTAFSNVRVWNNLANNNEWEEQSDQQNNLSVTVGNPFTDLDAGDLTLKASSSAIDYGRVIDGITDGFVGDNPDVGAYEYGTTAWTAGTNWLLAEGPNKLGCYGLPGDDCSVNPDLSELDTDGDGVSDDIDQCPNTEPGKEVDDKGCVNVSVGSLEEVNMNIYPNPVKGNFLIIETGDLTGGNFLYEIYSPSGSKVKSGWVDQYSAQVRLDISGLPAGCFFMVFKNAHLQVGTKFIKL; from the coding sequence GTGAGTGGCGTTTCGTCGTACTACGGAAATTTTACAGAAGGGGTCATTAATAATTTCTCTGCCAATGAACAGAGTGTTAATATAGAAGGTTCGTATAATACAATTGATAAGTGTGAGATTGCTTTTGGAGCTGCCTCTGGGATTAGAGATGCTGGTGCGTATACCACGATTAGTAATTGTTTTATTCACGACTTTGATTTTTTGGGAAATTATGATTGTCCTGTGAATTTGCGGGGAGGTTCATACACAACTTTAAAGAATAATACCATTTATAATGCCGGTCGTGATTGCATTCAAATGTTTAATGCTAACAGTGAGATAGCTTATAATAATATTTATCGAAGTAATTTAATAGCGGACGATTGTGGTTTGTTGTATACGGTTGGAGGTCCTCATTATGCCGAGATCCATCATAACTGGTTTCATGATACGGAGTCAAGAGGAGACTTACATAAGGCTGCCGGTATTTACCTGGATAATGATGCTTCTTCTTTTTCGGTGCATCATAATGCGGTTTGGAATACAGAATGGAATAGTATTCAAATTAATTGGAATGGAACAGATATTGATATTTTTAATAATACGTTATGGGAGGGGGAAGGTGCCATGGGAGCCTGGCATATGGATGGTACCGCTTTTTCAAATGTGAGAGTCTGGAATAACCTGGCCAATAATAATGAGTGGGAGGAGCAATCTGACCAACAAAATAATTTGAGTGTGACGGTAGGTAATCCTTTTACAGACCTTGACGCCGGTGATTTAACCCTGAAAGCGAGTAGTAGTGCCATTGATTACGGGAGAGTAATTGATGGAATTACAGATGGCTTTGTAGGGGATAATCCAGACGTGGGAGCTTATGAATATGGAACGACTGCATGGACAGCAGGTACCAATTGGTTGCTTGCAGAAGGTCCCAATAAGCTTGGATGCTATGGCTTGCCAGGTGATGACTGTTCGGTGAATCCGGATCTATCGGAACTGGATACTGATGGAGATGGGGTTAGTGATGATATTGACCAATGCCCCAATACTGAACCGGGTAAAGAAGTGGATGACAAAGGTTGTGTAAATGTAAGTGTTGGTTCATTGGAAGAGGTAAATATGAATATATATCCTAACCCGGTTAAAGGGAACTTCTTAATAATTGAAACCGGTGATCTGACAGGGGGGAACTTTTTATATGAAATTTATTCGCCATCAGGTTCTAAAGTTAAAAGTGGTTGGGTAGATCAATATAGTGCTCAAGTGCGATTAGATATCTCAGGCCTGCCTGCAGGATGCTTTTTTATGGTTTTTAAAAATGCTCATCTGCAAGTGGGAACTAAATTTATTAAGTTGTAG
- a CDS encoding RloB domain-containing protein, which translates to MPCIELWFLLHFLHNYSSRAYLDYNQVSVPLKRHIPNYEKTTKFLKSIDLYEYLNNIGDCELAKQYATRLETEKK; encoded by the coding sequence ATGCCATGCATTGAACTCTGGTTTTTACTTCATTTTTTACATAACTATTCATCAAGAGCGTATCTTGACTATAATCAAGTGAGTGTTCCTCTAAAACGACATATTCCTAATTATGAGAAAACTACTAAATTCCTTAAATCAATTGACCTTTATGAATATTTAAACAATATTGGAGATTGTGAATTAGCGAAACAATATGCGACGAGGTTAGAAACAGAAAAAAAATGA
- a CDS encoding group II intron maturase-specific domain-containing protein: MIQRVNSPKANIRIVRYADDFVLMGTYYYSREILAHIDSLMTRMGLTINKEKTTILHVHKKSLFFLGFEFRVIRSKFAWNRKNYTNVRPSMKSRSKLFANIRELLAKRRHWKIEPLLYKLNSLLIGWLNYFSINKVTHIWETIKVIIKHLDYKLFKWLKSKGRKAHKSLRQRPYSTFVQSKRLLDLEKYARLKTLAN; the protein is encoded by the coding sequence ATAATTCAAAGAGTAAATTCTCCAAAAGCAAACATACGAATTGTGCGTTATGCCGATGACTTTGTGCTTATGGGAACTTACTATTACAGCAGAGAAATATTAGCACATATCGATTCATTAATGACACGGATGGGGCTTACCATCAATAAGGAAAAGACAACTATTTTGCATGTGCATAAGAAAAGCCTATTCTTTTTGGGGTTTGAGTTCAGGGTAATCCGCTCCAAATTCGCTTGGAACAGGAAGAACTATACCAATGTCCGCCCGAGTATGAAATCAAGGAGTAAACTCTTTGCCAACATTCGTGAGCTTTTAGCAAAACGTAGGCATTGGAAGATTGAACCTTTGCTTTACAAGCTCAACTCATTATTAATAGGTTGGCTTAATTATTTCTCTATAAATAAGGTAACGCACATTTGGGAAACCATAAAGGTTATCATCAAACACTTGGATTATAAACTATTTAAATGGCTCAAAAGCAAAGGACGTAAAGCGCACAAGTCGCTTCGCCAGCGACCATACAGTACTTTTGTACAAAGCAAAAGGCTGTTAGACTTGGAAAAGTATGCACGCTTGAAAACCCTTGCGAATTGA
- a CDS encoding transposase yields the protein MEKKTRFTTKIKTEIVLSLLRGESMEAASRKYGVTIADLSFWRDQFVKHGADGFKRKPDDSRLKEAERMIGKLQMELELTKKRTNW from the coding sequence ATGGAAAAAAAGACACGTTTTACGACAAAAATCAAAACAGAAATTGTTCTGTCCTTGCTTCGAGGAGAAAGCATGGAGGCTGCAAGCCGTAAGTATGGAGTAACGATCGCCGATCTGAGTTTTTGGCGTGATCAGTTTGTTAAGCATGGTGCTGATGGATTTAAGCGCAAGCCCGATGATTCTAGACTAAAGGAGGCCGAACGTATGATTGGTAAGCTGCAAATGGAGTTGGAACTCACAAAAAAAAGAACGAATTGGTAG
- the ltrA gene encoding group II intron reverse transcriptase/maturase: protein MENRTTYIDASLLVSPSSFLTDERVREFQRKLYIRAKQDKEFKAYSLSDKMSLDYVIEESYRRVKQNYSKGTGVDKMSFADIEKYGVSKFLKELQTELRTNTYRSQAVRQVEIPKEKKGEFRMLGIPTIKDRVAQMAVKMLIEPLWEADFITTSYGFRPKRGAQDAIKQIKQNIYDGHHFIYDADLSKYFDTIPHDKLFVLLKERISDKGILDIIEQWLTAPKQLKNGKLLSSTAGTPQGGVISPLLSNIYLHAFDRIVNNSKSKFSKANIRIVRYADDFVLMGTYYYSREILAHIDSLMTRMGLTINKEKTTILHVHKKSLFFLGFEFRVIRSKFAWNRKNYTNVRPSMKSRSKLFANIRELLAKRRHWKIEPLLYKLNSLLIGWLNYFSINKVTHIWETIKVIIKHLDYKLFKWLKSKGRKAHKSLRQRPYSTFVQSKRLLDLEKYARLKTLAN from the coding sequence ATGGAAAACAGAACGACCTATATTGACGCAAGTCTATTAGTAAGTCCATCGTCATTTCTGACCGATGAAAGAGTTCGTGAATTCCAAAGGAAGCTATACATTAGAGCCAAGCAAGACAAGGAATTTAAAGCTTATAGTTTAAGCGACAAGATGAGCTTAGACTATGTGATAGAGGAATCCTATCGTAGAGTAAAACAGAATTATTCCAAAGGCACAGGAGTTGACAAGATGTCGTTTGCAGATATTGAGAAATATGGTGTATCCAAATTCCTCAAGGAGTTGCAAACAGAACTTCGTACCAATACCTACCGAAGTCAGGCTGTTCGTCAGGTAGAAATCCCGAAGGAGAAGAAAGGTGAGTTTCGCATGTTGGGTATTCCCACCATAAAAGACAGAGTAGCACAAATGGCTGTTAAGATGCTGATTGAGCCACTTTGGGAAGCCGACTTTATTACTACTTCATATGGATTTAGACCCAAACGGGGGGCACAGGATGCAATCAAGCAAATCAAACAGAATATCTACGATGGACATCATTTCATCTATGATGCAGATTTATCGAAATACTTCGATACCATTCCTCACGATAAACTGTTTGTACTGCTTAAAGAACGCATCAGTGACAAAGGAATTCTGGATATTATCGAACAGTGGTTAACAGCCCCAAAACAATTAAAGAACGGAAAGTTGTTGTCGAGTACAGCAGGTACGCCGCAAGGAGGGGTTATTAGTCCATTGTTATCGAATATTTACCTACATGCTTTTGACCGAATAGTCAATAATTCAAAGAGTAAATTCTCCAAAGCAAACATACGAATTGTGCGTTATGCCGATGACTTTGTGCTTATGGGAACTTACTATTACAGCAGAGAAATATTAGCACATATCGATTCATTAATGACACGGATGGGGCTTACCATCAATAAGGAAAAGACAACTATTTTGCATGTGCATAAGAAAAGCCTATTCTTTTTGGGGTTTGAGTTCAGGGTAATCCGCTCCAAATTCGCTTGGAACAGGAAGAACTATACCAACGTCCGCCCGAGTATGAAATCAAGGAGTAAACTCTTTGCCAACATTCGTGAGCTTTTAGCAAAACGTAGGCATTGGAAGATTGAACCTTTGCTTTACAAGCTCAACTCATTATTAATAGGTTGGCTTAATTATTTCTCTATAAATAAGGTAACGCACATTTGGGAAACCATAAAGGTTATCATCAAACACTTGGATTATAAACTATTTAAATGGCTCAAAAGCAAAGGACGTAAAGCGCACAAGTCGCTTCGCCAGCGACCATACAGTACTTTTGTACAAAGCAAAAGGCTGTTAGACTTGGAAAAGTATGCACGCTTGAAAACCCTTGCGAATTGA
- a CDS encoding DUF6629 family protein, with translation MCFSAEVSFGASAVISTVGVMAIRKSVNKEQLFLAMIPLLFGIQQFFEGVLWLALENTEYASWTPLATFGFLIFAQLIWPVWVPFSTLMIENNKKRKRLIGASLFLGIVLFFILGYRMIAYDVTAQIDHQHIFYTVGHFKSTNWWSGIFYLLPAAFPFVFSSYRHINYLGFLMLLFFVIAKVFYLKYMISVWCLFGAILSMYIFLILKRREMIR, from the coding sequence ATGTGTTTTTCAGCGGAAGTAAGTTTTGGTGCAAGTGCTGTAATTTCTACAGTAGGAGTAATGGCTATACGTAAGAGTGTGAATAAGGAGCAGTTATTTTTGGCAATGATACCTCTGTTATTCGGGATACAGCAGTTTTTTGAAGGTGTATTGTGGTTGGCATTGGAGAATACGGAATATGCTTCATGGACACCATTGGCTACCTTTGGTTTTCTGATATTTGCCCAATTAATATGGCCTGTCTGGGTTCCCTTCTCTACTTTGATGATCGAAAATAATAAAAAACGAAAGCGGTTGATTGGGGCTTCTCTGTTCCTGGGGATTGTATTGTTTTTTATTTTGGGGTACCGGATGATTGCTTATGATGTAACAGCGCAAATAGATCATCAGCATATTTTTTATACGGTAGGTCATTTTAAAAGTACCAATTGGTGGAGTGGTATTTTTTATTTGTTACCTGCAGCCTTTCCATTTGTGTTTTCAAGTTACAGGCATATTAATTATTTGGGGTTTTTGATGTTACTTTTTTTTGTTATCGCAAAAGTCTTCTATCTTAAATATATGATTTCGGTGTGGTGCTTGTTTGGCGCCATATTGAGTATGTATATCTTTTTAATTTTAAAGCGTAGAGAAATGATTCGTTAA
- a CDS encoding CHAP domain-containing protein, protein MFNIKFQYTIISLFILGILSFWLLKNLNLNRKYHIGEEIDSFNGIIVYHNGGVNNDSGRNISKTGYNIGLKYQCVEFVKRYYLEYLKHEMPDSYGHAKDFYDKILKDNELNKKRDLIQFSNPSIKRPEINDIIIFDSNIFNKYGHVAIITEVSDGSIEIIQQNSGTLGNTRKNSK, encoded by the coding sequence ATGTTTAATATTAAATTCCAGTATACTATAATTTCGTTATTCATATTAGGAATATTATCCTTTTGGCTTTTAAAAAACTTGAACTTAAATCGGAAATACCATATTGGTGAAGAAATAGATAGTTTTAATGGAATAATAGTCTATCATAATGGTGGGGTCAATAATGATAGTGGTCGTAATATTTCAAAAACAGGTTATAATATCGGATTAAAATATCAATGTGTAGAATTTGTTAAAAGGTATTATTTAGAATATTTAAAACATGAAATGCCAGACAGCTATGGTCATGCCAAAGATTTTTATGACAAAATACTAAAAGACAATGAATTAAATAAAAAACGTGATTTAATACAATTTAGTAATCCTAGTATAAAAAGACCTGAAATTAATGATATAATTATTTTTGACAGTAACATATTCAATAAATATGGTCATGTTGCTATTATAACAGAAGTGAGTGATGGTTCTATTGAAATAATACAACAGAATTCAGGAACTTTGGGAAATACTAGAAAAAACTCAAAATAG
- a CDS encoding alpha/beta hydrolase family protein, whose translation MKKLIKYGNENSQYGELYLHDTNCIGTVCLFHGGFWTMPHDLHQFDNVAHELLNLGFCVWNIEYRRIGETNHKWRDVFDDATKAINELNNIKNIYNHVNINNVFVVGHSAGGHLAIWLNSQDLKIDVKKFIGLSPILDLEIAYYKNAGDGSVEKLLHGNPNEFPERYLFGSPIKLKRKNSSELIIHGNMDDYVPIKWSKLYHEKIRKFTDISHLIELEACGHMDFIDSKSNVFDVLKSNIR comes from the coding sequence ATGAAAAAGCTTATCAAATACGGAAATGAGAATTCTCAATATGGAGAACTATACTTGCACGATACAAATTGTATTGGCACAGTTTGTCTTTTTCATGGGGGATTTTGGACTATGCCACATGATTTACATCAATTTGATAATGTTGCTCATGAGCTATTAAACTTAGGTTTCTGCGTTTGGAATATTGAATATAGGAGGATTGGAGAAACAAATCATAAATGGAGAGATGTTTTCGATGACGCAACAAAAGCAATTAATGAGTTGAATAATATTAAGAATATTTATAATCATGTAAATATAAATAACGTATTTGTTGTAGGACATTCAGCAGGAGGACATTTAGCTATTTGGCTTAACTCCCAAGACTTGAAAATTGATGTGAAGAAATTTATAGGACTTTCCCCGATATTGGATTTGGAAATTGCCTATTACAAAAATGCTGGTGATGGTTCTGTGGAAAAGTTACTTCATGGGAATCCCAATGAATTTCCAGAACGTTATTTATTCGGTTCTCCCATCAAATTAAAAAGGAAAAATAGTTCCGAACTTATTATTCATGGGAACATGGATGACTACGTTCCAATAAAATGGTCAAAATTATATCATGAGAAAATTAGAAAATTTACAGATATATCACATTTGATTGAACTTGAGGCTTGTGGGCATATGGATTTTATTGATTCCAAATCAAATGTATTTGATGTATTGAAATCAAATATAAGATAG
- a CDS encoding IS110 family transposase, translated as MVINLLHYQSANDNKGNRAIIKWLIKQGANPKEALFCMEHTGVYSIKIAVFLEKNKCSYSMVSPLHIKRSLGIVRGKNDKIDSFQISRFCYLHRAELPQTVLPLKSIQILRGLINERERLVKVQTSEKIVIHELKETNTRGTIKRIKCRIALLAKDISSIEREMEQVINSEPNVFKNYELVRSVIGIGLVNSILFIVYTCNFQSFTDARKYACYGGVAPFEHISGTSIRGKTRVSHIANKRIKANLNNAARSAVQNDPELRIYYDRKAKDGKEHGVIMNAIKFKLITRVFAVINRGTPFVKIRQAG; from the coding sequence ATGGTAATAAATCTCCTCCATTATCAATCAGCTAATGACAATAAGGGAAATCGTGCTATAATTAAATGGTTAATAAAACAAGGCGCTAATCCTAAGGAAGCGCTGTTTTGTATGGAACATACAGGCGTTTACAGTATTAAAATTGCTGTGTTTCTAGAAAAAAATAAATGTAGTTACTCAATGGTTTCACCTTTGCACATTAAACGTTCTTTAGGTATAGTGAGGGGTAAGAATGATAAGATTGATTCTTTTCAGATTTCAAGATTTTGCTATTTGCATAGGGCTGAATTACCTCAAACAGTATTACCATTAAAGTCAATTCAAATATTACGAGGATTGATTAATGAACGAGAGCGACTGGTTAAAGTGCAAACATCCGAAAAGATTGTGATTCATGAATTAAAGGAAACCAATACTAGAGGAACAATTAAAAGGATAAAATGTAGGATAGCCCTGCTTGCAAAGGATATAAGTAGTATTGAACGGGAGATGGAACAGGTAATAAACTCGGAACCTAATGTTTTTAAGAATTATGAACTGGTCAGAAGTGTAATCGGAATAGGTCTGGTAAATTCAATTTTGTTTATTGTTTACACATGCAATTTTCAGAGCTTTACCGATGCAAGAAAATATGCTTGCTATGGAGGAGTGGCACCATTTGAGCATATTTCGGGAACAAGTATTCGTGGTAAGACCCGAGTGAGCCATATAGCTAACAAGCGAATTAAGGCAAACTTAAATAATGCAGCTCGTTCTGCCGTTCAGAATGATCCTGAATTACGCATATATTATGATCGAAAAGCAAAGGATGGTAAGGAGCATGGGGTAATTATGAATGCGATTAAATTTAAGCTTATTACTAGAGTTTTTGCTGTGATAAATAGAGGAACTCCATTTGTGAAAATACGCCAGGCAGGTTAA
- the tnpA gene encoding IS66 family insertion sequence element accessory protein TnpA produces MRMTLTTFKRLYKDYQESGLNIKDFCTNQDLAPSTFYYWRNKLEEALAHEPDSFVPLEFDSNPLATNNQSNPVHLSSRVSLL; encoded by the coding sequence ATGAGAATGACATTAACTACATTTAAGCGTTTGTATAAGGATTACCAGGAATCAGGTTTGAACATAAAAGATTTCTGTACCAACCAAGATCTGGCTCCTTCCACTTTTTATTACTGGCGAAACAAATTGGAAGAGGCATTAGCACATGAGCCAGATAGCTTTGTTCCACTAGAATTTGACAGTAATCCGTTAGCGACGAATAACCAATCCAATCCAGTCCATCTATCATCAAGAGTAAGCCTACTTTAA